From the Polyangiaceae bacterium genome, one window contains:
- a CDS encoding PEGA domain-containing protein, producing MRFGALPLLICVLLCVPSMARADAASEAQLQYELGAELYKQKRYTEAIDRFIASQRLAPNPNVVLNIVQTFDFLDRKADAYNWNETYLTMVPAGPQRDAGVERRDALAREVAVVDVKTEPPGAQLFVDREELGSLGNAPRRLAVTAGKHLVKARLDRHDDAAATVEATLGQTVEVRLVLPVHRGRLQVRGTPVGASVRLEGEAQELGKMPFSTDLPLGEYRIVVSSAGHQEQILVARISKGGDTVLTPSLKRLAVETSVLTVRGNAPGAEVWLDGRRAGEAPLTLQGVEPGRRRIEVHAPAREPWQNVVLFEPGAATRIDYELVDPSDRAWPGWRWVGYGTGGALLAGGAVTGLIARGTKSDFDREPSTATLDRLHAQNTTADVLMASGLVVLVATAVWDLALRSPDPRSSGRVSIER from the coding sequence ATGAGGTTCGGAGCCTTGCCGCTGCTGATCTGCGTCCTGCTTTGCGTCCCTAGCATGGCGCGCGCGGATGCGGCTAGCGAAGCACAGCTGCAGTACGAGCTTGGGGCGGAACTCTACAAGCAAAAGCGCTACACCGAAGCCATCGACCGCTTCATCGCGTCGCAGCGGCTCGCACCCAATCCGAACGTGGTGCTGAACATCGTTCAAACTTTCGACTTCTTGGACCGAAAGGCCGACGCGTACAACTGGAACGAGACCTACCTGACGATGGTCCCAGCAGGGCCACAGCGTGACGCCGGAGTCGAGCGGCGCGATGCGCTGGCTCGAGAGGTTGCGGTCGTCGACGTGAAGACCGAGCCGCCCGGAGCGCAGTTGTTCGTCGATCGGGAAGAACTCGGCTCCTTGGGCAACGCGCCGCGCCGACTGGCCGTGACGGCGGGCAAGCACCTCGTCAAGGCGCGACTGGATCGCCACGACGACGCAGCCGCCACCGTAGAGGCGACCCTGGGGCAGACGGTCGAAGTTCGGCTGGTGCTGCCCGTGCACCGTGGGCGCCTGCAGGTGCGTGGCACACCAGTCGGTGCGAGCGTGCGATTGGAGGGCGAGGCGCAGGAGCTCGGGAAGATGCCGTTTTCGACGGACCTTCCGCTTGGCGAGTACCGCATCGTGGTGAGTAGTGCGGGTCATCAAGAGCAGATACTCGTCGCGCGCATTTCCAAGGGAGGCGACACGGTTCTCACTCCGAGCCTGAAACGGCTTGCGGTCGAGACGAGTGTGCTCACGGTTCGCGGCAACGCACCGGGCGCGGAGGTCTGGCTCGACGGCCGCAGAGCCGGCGAGGCGCCCTTGACTCTGCAGGGGGTGGAGCCCGGACGACGGCGCATCGAGGTGCATGCACCAGCGCGCGAACCTTGGCAGAACGTCGTCCTGTTCGAGCCCGGGGCTGCGACTCGAATCGACTACGAACTCGTGGATCCAAGCGACCGCGCTTGGCCCGGATGGCGTTGGGTGGGCTACGGCACCGGCGGCGCGCTATTGGCCGGGGGGGCCGTGACGGGCCTGATCGCCCGAGGCACGAAGTCCGATTTCGATCGCGAGCCCTCCACTGCGACGCTGGATCGTTTGCACGCACAGAACACCACGGCCGACGTGTTGATGGCATCCGGGCTGGTGGTCTTGGTGGCGACGGCGGTCTGGGATCTAGCGCTCAGAAGTCCTGACCCACGAAGCTCTGGTCGAGTGAGTATCGAACGATGA
- a CDS encoding serine/threonine-protein kinase, translating into MATDQTEPSAVVGGRYRILRQLAAGGMGAVFEAEHLELRRPVAVKRMLREFTDAPDMLRRFENEARAAARIGHPGIVDVLDLGTDEDGVFLVMELLDGEELEARMRREGALPIDEVVRLGRELADAVAAAHDAGIIHRDLKPANVFLCHGRAGRWRVKVLDFGIAKLLFDGSGASTRTGAVLGTPLYMAPEQLRDSKQVDVRADVYSVGAILYHALAGRPPLDAGSLPELFYKITMEQPATPSELRPDTPAWLSSLLEAALQKEPASRPQSMHAFAEALERGASRGATSVMPGPAAADTDSGRRDDSSSDAPAGPLAVEALTGNRPTHQRRGMLWLWVVVALGLAAIVVGLVRRPGTVAAASSASAQLPVATREVQSSVRVSSSPVPPPSASSLPAATAPPTPVARPRPRPKALPTPKITETPRQAPPLVPP; encoded by the coding sequence GTGGCGACGGACCAGACTGAGCCCTCAGCCGTCGTGGGCGGCCGCTATCGAATCCTGCGGCAGCTGGCAGCAGGTGGAATGGGCGCCGTGTTCGAGGCGGAGCACCTGGAGCTCCGTCGCCCCGTCGCCGTGAAGCGAATGCTGCGCGAGTTCACCGACGCGCCGGACATGCTCCGTCGGTTCGAAAACGAGGCGCGCGCTGCGGCTCGGATCGGTCACCCCGGCATCGTGGACGTACTGGACCTCGGCACCGACGAGGACGGCGTGTTCCTCGTGATGGAGTTGCTCGACGGGGAAGAGCTGGAGGCGCGCATGCGTCGTGAAGGCGCCCTGCCCATCGACGAAGTAGTGCGCCTGGGAAGAGAGTTGGCGGACGCGGTGGCGGCCGCCCACGACGCCGGGATCATCCACCGGGACTTGAAGCCCGCGAACGTATTCCTGTGCCATGGCCGCGCAGGGCGCTGGCGAGTGAAGGTCTTGGACTTTGGGATCGCCAAGCTGCTGTTCGACGGCAGCGGAGCGAGCACGCGCACCGGCGCAGTGCTGGGAACTCCCCTATACATGGCCCCGGAGCAGTTGCGCGATTCCAAACAGGTCGACGTGCGTGCCGACGTCTACTCGGTCGGCGCCATTCTCTACCACGCGCTCGCCGGTCGCCCCCCGCTGGATGCCGGGAGTCTGCCTGAGCTGTTCTACAAGATCACGATGGAGCAACCAGCGACTCCCTCCGAACTGCGTCCCGACACCCCGGCTTGGCTGAGTTCTTTGCTGGAAGCGGCGCTGCAGAAGGAGCCGGCGTCGCGACCGCAAAGCATGCACGCTTTCGCTGAAGCGCTCGAGCGGGGGGCCTCTCGCGGCGCCACGTCCGTCATGCCCGGGCCAGCGGCCGCGGACACCGACTCGGGTCGTCGTGACGATTCCAGCAGTGACGCGCCCGCGGGGCCGCTCGCCGTAGAGGCGCTCACCGGCAACCGACCGACCCACCAACGTCGCGGAATGCTCTGGCTTTGGGTTGTGGTCGCGCTCGGACTGGCCGCCATCGTTGTCGGCTTGGTCCGGCGCCCGGGGACGGTGGCAGCGGCTTCTTCCGCTTCGGCACAGTTGCCCGTCGCGACGCGAGAAGTCCAGTCCTCGGTGCGGGTGTCGTCTAGCCCGGTGCCGCCGCCTTCGGCCAGTTCGCTACCCGCGGCCACGGCGCCTCCAACTCCAGTAGCCAGACCCCGGCCCAGGCCCAAGGCGCTACCTACGCCAAAGATCACCGAAACGCCGCGCCAGGCCCCACCCTTGGTGCCGCCATGA